A genomic window from Gossypium hirsutum isolate 1008001.06 chromosome D12, Gossypium_hirsutum_v2.1, whole genome shotgun sequence includes:
- the LOC107946264 gene encoding uncharacterized protein, giving the protein MSDWGPVFVAMVLFVLLTPGLLFQVPGHHRCVEFGNFKTSGASVLIHSLLYFGLICVFLLAVKVHLYLG; this is encoded by the coding sequence atgTCGGATTGGGGACCTGTTTTTGTGGCAATGGTGTTGTTCGTGCTGCTAACCCCAGGGCTGTTGTTTCAGGTTCCAGGGCACCATAGGTGCGTGGAGTTTGGGAATTTTAAGACAAGTGGTGCTTCGGTTCTGATCCATTCTCTGCTGTATTTTGGGCTCATTTGTGTCTTCTTGCTTGCTGTTAAGGTTCACTTGTATCTAGGCTGA
- the LOC107946263 gene encoding uncharacterized protein isoform X2, whose protein sequence is MMRRQEENHRHQDQQSRVFHELSALVLNLIRSPPMPFADQSPVPGFRSHPQYLSTTTISPAGYAWLMLGISVSLMLCGSVTFFIGFLLMPWVIGLFMVFYVAGIVSVISMLGRSILCYAMAPPPSPRKDIPAWKVS, encoded by the exons ATGATGAGAAGACAAGAGGAAAATCATCGACATCAGGATCAGCAATCAAGGGTTTTCCACGAACTGTCGGCGCTGGTTCTGAATCTTATACGATCGCCGCCGATGCCTTTCGCCGATCAATCTCCGGTGCCGGGGTTTAGGTCTCACCCCCAGTACTTATCGACGACGACGATATCTCCGGCGGGATACGCTTGGCTGATGCTAGGGATATCGGTTTCGTTGATGTTGTGTGGATCGGTTACTTTCTTTATAGGTTTCTTGTTGATGCCTTGGGTTATTGGCTTGTTCATGGTATTTTACGTTGCTGGGATTGTTTCCGTGATTTCCATGTTAGGTCGTTCTATTCTTTGTTACGCCATGGCCCCCCCTCCTTCGCCTCGAAAGGATATTCCTG CATGGAAGGTTTCGTGA
- the LOC107946263 gene encoding uncharacterized protein isoform X3, which produces MMRRQEENHRHQDQQSRVFHELSALVLNLIRSPPMPFADQSPVPGFRSHPQYLSTTTISPAGYAWLMLGISVSLMLCGSVTFFIGFLLMPWVIGLFMVFYVAGIVSVISMLGRSILCYAMAPPPSPRKDIPDC; this is translated from the exons ATGATGAGAAGACAAGAGGAAAATCATCGACATCAGGATCAGCAATCAAGGGTTTTCCACGAACTGTCGGCGCTGGTTCTGAATCTTATACGATCGCCGCCGATGCCTTTCGCCGATCAATCTCCGGTGCCGGGGTTTAGGTCTCACCCCCAGTACTTATCGACGACGACGATATCTCCGGCGGGATACGCTTGGCTGATGCTAGGGATATCGGTTTCGTTGATGTTGTGTGGATCGGTTACTTTCTTTATAGGTTTCTTGTTGATGCCTTGGGTTATTGGCTTGTTCATGGTATTTTACGTTGCTGGGATTGTTTCCGTGATTTCCATGTTAGGTCGTTCTATTCTTTGTTACGCCATGGCCCCCCCTCCTTCGCCTCGAAAGGATATTCCTG ACTGCTGA
- the LOC107946263 gene encoding uncharacterized protein isoform X1 yields the protein MMRRQEENHRHQDQQSRVFHELSALVLNLIRSPPMPFADQSPVPGFRSHPQYLSTTTISPAGYAWLMLGISVSLMLCGSVTFFIGFLLMPWVIGLFMVFYVAGIVSVISMLGRSILCYAMAPPPSPRKDIPDLVDC from the exons ATGATGAGAAGACAAGAGGAAAATCATCGACATCAGGATCAGCAATCAAGGGTTTTCCACGAACTGTCGGCGCTGGTTCTGAATCTTATACGATCGCCGCCGATGCCTTTCGCCGATCAATCTCCGGTGCCGGGGTTTAGGTCTCACCCCCAGTACTTATCGACGACGACGATATCTCCGGCGGGATACGCTTGGCTGATGCTAGGGATATCGGTTTCGTTGATGTTGTGTGGATCGGTTACTTTCTTTATAGGTTTCTTGTTGATGCCTTGGGTTATTGGCTTGTTCATGGTATTTTACGTTGCTGGGATTGTTTCCGTGATTTCCATGTTAGGTCGTTCTATTCTTTGTTACGCCATGGCCCCCCCTCCTTCGCCTCGAAAGGATATTCCTG ATTTAGTAGACTGCTGA
- the LOC107946262 gene encoding probable microtubule-binding protein TANGLED codes for MLLFVCPCREDFRKEFQEQNTDIKSMRDVEKCMARLQELQLTVAGGSKVMSGVSLSPRSTRGYMKTSLRCKQESLRMKNSTPRKSLVGKFPTTAGG; via the exons atgcttttgttCGTGTGCCCTTGTCGT GAGGATTTTCGTAAGGAATTTCAAGAGCAGAATACGGACATCAAGTCAATGCGCGAT GTGGAGAAATGTATGGCAAGATTGCAAGAGTTGCAGTTAACAGTTGCAGGAGGGTCCAAGGTGATGTCAGGGGTGAGTTTAAGTCCAAGAAGTACTAGGGGTTATATGAAGACTAGTCTCAGATGCAAGCAAGAGTCCTTGAG GATGAAGAACTCTACTCCAAGGAAATCACTAGTTGGGAAGTTTCCAACCACTGCAGGAG GTTAA